The Arachidicoccus terrestris genome includes the window AATGACCAAGGCAGAAACCGAGGCTTTTGTGAATGAACTCCGGCGACTTCAGCCCCGGAGCTTGTTTAGCAGCCGGGTCGGGCAAGGATTGGGCGATTACAGGGATTTCGGAGATTCAGAGGTGCCGCCTACGCCAATAGGTGGTGCGTGGGAGTCTATTTATACCCATAATGATACCTGGGGATATATCGCCCATGATTTTAATTTTAAATCTCCCAAAGAAATTATACAGCTACTGGCAAATGTAGCTTCGAAAGGAGGTAATCTGATGCTGAATGTGGGACCGGACGGCGATGGCAATATTCCCTACTACTCGGCGAAATTCCTGAAGGAGACAGGCAAGTGGTTGAAAGAAAATGGTGAAAGTATTTACGGGACGACGGCGGGATTTATACCAGTGCAGCCCTGGGGCGTGACTACAGCCAAACCAGGAAAGCTCTTCTTACATGTTTTTAAACTTCCCTTAAATGACACATTGCTTGTCCCGGGTTTTTCAGCTGACGTATCGAAAGTCTATACGCTCATGGGAAAGTCACCTCTTGGTTTTTCGAAGCGGGGCCGCGATTTGTATATTTCACTTACGTCTTTACAACAATCCCATAGTCCGAATACTGTATTTGTGGTAGAGTATAAGGGGAGTAGCCCTGCTTACAACGCAATGGCGCCGGTAACTGTGTCGTCGACATATGAACAGAATCCGATACATGCGGCCAATGCACAGACGAAAGGGAAGGCAAGGGTACAATCTCTGACCTATAGTTACTATTATGGCGATTGGAAGCATACTACCTGTGTAACTGATATGAGCAGCCCCAATGATGCAGCTGAATTTTCGATTCGTGTTACTGATCCTGGAGATTACAGGTTTATTTTAGAATATGCCTGTCCGAAGGAGCAGGCCGGTCAGGAAGGGTGCCTGGAGATAGCCGGCAAAACTTTCTTTTTTCGGACGCTTCGCACCTCGGATTATGACCGAAAGGTCCCTCTTATGTTTATAAAGCATTCCGTAGCTTTGTATACAGTAGAGAAGCCCGGTGTCTACCATATTGTTGTTAAGCCTTATAAACAGGGAAAAGAATTGTTTAAGTTGAAATCCATTATAGCCGAGCCTATTTAGCGGATAAGATATGAACTACTGAATTCTATTGGCAGCCTAAACCGTTGTTTGTCTGATCTGGTAGTCAGTAGCGGCATTATTGCCGTTGCCCGCATAGAATCAATTCAATTGAGAATATATTGTCAAGAGATGCTGTTAGGCCGCTTTTAATGTCCGGTTTAATA containing:
- a CDS encoding alpha-L-fucosidase — translated: MKRCFLFLFFSLITMCGFTQGMEDMWDSSTTGKTHPNIHWFNEAKFGLFIHWGLYSKLAGTWNGKHYYGSGEWIMNQAKIPVKDYRKIAASFNPVKFNADQWAQLAQDAGVRYLVITAKHHEGFSMFDSKVTDYDIVDATPYKKDPMKALAVATRKRGIQFGFYYSQFQDWYEPNGGRNTWDYDESKKDYQLYYQRKSIPQLKELLSNYGPLGIVWFDTPGGMTKAETEAFVNELRRLQPRSLFSSRVGQGLGDYRDFGDSEVPPTPIGGAWESIYTHNDTWGYIAHDFNFKSPKEIIQLLANVASKGGNLMLNVGPDGDGNIPYYSAKFLKETGKWLKENGESIYGTTAGFIPVQPWGVTTAKPGKLFLHVFKLPLNDTLLVPGFSADVSKVYTLMGKSPLGFSKRGRDLYISLTSLQQSHSPNTVFVVEYKGSSPAYNAMAPVTVSSTYEQNPIHAANAQTKGKARVQSLTYSYYYGDWKHTTCVTDMSSPNDAAEFSIRVTDPGDYRFILEYACPKEQAGQEGCLEIAGKTFFFRTLRTSDYDRKVPLMFIKHSVALYTVEKPGVYHIVVKPYKQGKELFKLKSIIAEPI